Genomic window (Desulforapulum autotrophicum HRM2):
ATCAGGTCCTGGACCTCGGACTCCCTGCGGTCCACAATAAATACCGGATCCCCCTTTTGAAGCCAGGTCCCCCGCCTTGATTTCAGGGTAAACCGTCCCCGTTTGGGAACCGAACGGGTCACCCGCTGGATGGCATGGCCCTTGCCGTCCTCATAACCTATTCTTAGAAGATCCCCCTTCATAAGCGCCTCCCGGGTGACAAAAAACGGCGTTTTTTCCATCTTCACCCTTCCGGCGAACAGGCCGGAACCTGTCTCCACATCGGCCTTTAAAGGATTCTGGGGTCGCTGGTCAAGCAAATTGTAATGGGTGGCAGGACGGCCCATGGCATAGTCGAGGAACGAAAGGGCCCTGCGCTTTTCATCCGGGTCACTACCGTGGTCCCGGAGCAATCGATATGCCTTTACCGTATAGAAAACGTAGTGGGGACTTTTTTTCCGGCCTTCAATTTTCCAGGTACTCACTTCAGGAATCTTGTTCAGCACCTTGACAAGCACATCAGCGGAAAAATCCACACAGGAAAAAAACCGCTGGCGCAGGCCCTTCTGGGTGTAAATCCGCCTGCAGGGCTGAACACACCTCCCCCTGATGCCACTCTTTCCCCCGAACCAGCTACTCCAGTAGCATCGTCCGGAAACACCATAGCAGAGTGCCCCATGGATAAACACCTCAAGATCAAGTCCTGGTGGCGTTTTTTCTGCCATGATCTTAATCTCATCCACGCTCAACTCCCTTGGCAGCACCACCCTGTCAAACCCTGCCCTTTTCACCGCGTCAAGCCCTGGGGAAAACGAGGCGTTCCCAAGGGTAGAAAGATGAATTTCCCCCTTAAAACCATGGGCTTTTGCAATATTCACCACTGCCAGGTCCTGGACAATGAGGGCATGGGGTTGCACATAGGCAACAAGCTTGGCAATAATTTTTTCAACCTTTTCGATCTCATTGGGCTTGATCATGGAATTGATAGCCACATGAACCGCCACTCCCCTTGATCGGGCAAGGGCGGTAAGGCGTGCGAGCTCCTCAACACCAAAATTTGCCGCTTCCATACGGGCTGAAAAGATTTTAAGGCCGCAGTATACGGCATCGGCACCGGCAGCGATGGCCCCAAGGAATGAGTCCACATCCCCTGCAGGTGCAAGTATGATTGGTTTTTGAATTGTCATGATTTACAGGGGTAATCCTAATTGACTGACAGGTTTAATAATACAACCCTTTTGAATTAATACAGACGCTGCTCCAGGAATTGACTCTCACCCAGCCGGCTCTCTTTTCCTCTACCATTTCCCTTCTTTCACGGACACGAACTCGACGCTCAGCCCCAACGATTTCAATAAAACCGATGTGGTAAACCCGGCGACGATCCTCACCTGTTCTTCGATCAAGGGAAGATCGTTTTTGTCGTTTTTCCAGGGAATTACAACCTATTTTCATCTTTCGATAAAATACGACGATAAGACACCTCCTGGTTAGCATTAGCCATGACAGGGTCGCCCGTTCAAATCGAACCAAATCAAAGGGTCAATACCGGCATATATAATATCCAGAGATTAATTGTCAAACGAAAAACCGAATCAGATTTAGGCCTTGGTACTCCTGGAAATCTTGAGTTGCTGACCTGCCACCCTCACCTTTTTCAAAAGCTCAAAAATAGTCGCCGGCATACCAATGGGTAAATCCACAAACGAGTGATCGTGTTCAATGGTTATGGCACCTATGAATTTTCCGTCAAGCTCGGCCTCATTGGCAATGGCACCGACAATATCCTTTGGCTTGGCGCCATGGACGTCACCCACTTCGATCCGAAACCGTTCCATCCCCTTTCCAGGTGGCAGAGCCGCGGCCTTTTTGGGAGATGCCTTTTTTTTCCCTGCTGGTTTGTCCGCTAATTTCGCCGCCTTGGGGGAAGGCTTATCCCTGGACTTCTCGTCATCCTTCCGGAAAGGCTTATCCTTAGGCTTCTCGTCCTTCCGAAAGGCCTTATCTCTGGATTTCTCATCCTTCCGGAGGGGCTTATCCTTAAATTTATCTTCCGTCCGGGAAGGCTTTTCAGAAACAACCGACACTTTTTTCGGAGAGGAAAGAAGAAGGGGTTTCTCCCCCTGGAGCATAAGGGCAAGGGCTGCAGCAATGTCCAGGGCCGGCACGTCGTGCTCCTGGCGATACTGCTCCATGAGTTCCAGATAGAGATCCAGCTCCTTTGAGGCAAGCGTATCTGTTATGCTCTGGTTAAAATCGGCAATACGTTTATCGTTGATCGCTTCGGTTGAGGGAAGTTTCATCATCTCTATCTGCTGGCGGGTGGTTTTCTCGATCACCTTGAGCATCCAGCGTTCCCTTGGTGAAACAAAAAGTATGGCGTCTCCGGCACGCCCGGCACGGCCTGTTCTGCCGATTCGGTGGACATAGGATTCAGCACCGTTGGGTATGTCATAGTTGATCACATGGCTCACCCTTTCCACATCAAGTCCCCGGGCCGCCACATCCGTTGCAACAAGAATGTCGATTTTTCCCTTTTTAAACCGATCTATGGTTCTTTCCCTTGCCTTCTGAGCAATATCCCCGTTCAGGGCCACCGCAGCATACCCCCTTGCTTCGAGCTTCTCCGCAAGTTCCACCGTTGCCGTCTTGGTACGGACAAAAACAATGATAGCGTCAAAGGTTTCCGCCTCAAGGATTCGGGTCAGGGCGTCAAGCTTGTGGGTTCCCTTGACCATCCAGAACCGCTGGCGAATGGTGTCGGCAGTGGCGGTTCTCAGCCGGATAAAGACATCCTTGGGATCCGTGAGATACTTTATTGCTATCTTCTTGATGGGTGCTGGCATGGTTGCCGAAAACAGGGCAACCTGACGGCCGGGAGGGGTCTGCTCGAGAATCCACTCCACATCATCAATAAATCCCATTCTGAGCATCTCATCGGCCTCGTCAATGACAAGGGTCATGATCTGTGTCAGGTCCAGGACACCGCGCTTCATCAAATCCATGAGTCGTCCCGGGGTGCCAACGATCACATGAACCCCTCGTTTCAACTGGTTAAGCTGCCCTGCATATGCCTGCCCCCCGTAGACGGGCAAGACATTAAACCCCTTGATGCGGGCCGCATAACCCTTAAAGGATTCAGCCACCTGGATGGCAAGCTCCCTTGTGGGGGCAAGCACCAGCACCTGGGGCTTCTTGAGTTTAATGTCAATGCGGGACAGAAGCGGAAGGGCGAATGCAGCAGTCTTGCCCGTTCCTGTCTGGGCCTGGCCCAGGAGATCACGACCGGCCAGGATATAGGGAATGGTTTCGGCCTGGATGGTGGTGGGCGTTTCATAACCCAGGTCGTCCAGGGCTTTTAATACGGGTTTGATCAAACCCATTTCGCTGAAACCGGATTCGCTGAAACCGGGTTCATTGCAATCGGGTTCGCGGGAACTTTCAGAGGCCATAATTTTTTTTACCTTAAAAATATAAATAGCCGACGGAATCGGCCGGAAGTTGTTGAATGACAAGTAAGATAATATATACCATTGGTTTCTTTTTTGCAAGCCCTTGTAATATTCCCTGTTTTATGGTTTACATCATGTATGAAAAAACAATCCAATAAAGGGCCGGACAAACCCTTCGGCCGAAATTCACGCCAGGGCAACGGGAAAAAAACGTCCAGCATAAAAACGCCCATGACCATGACACCTGGGGCAGACCCGGAGCTTGCAAAAATCTTCAAAAAAATCGGTTTTCCCAAGCCGTCCCCCTTTGTGCCCGATTCGTTCCAGCTTGAGGCCGTTGAGGCCATCGAATCTTCAGACTGCCTGGTCACAGCCCCCACCGGGGCCGGTAAAACCTGGATCGCAGAAACTGCAGCCAGGCAATACCTTGAAAGGGGGCAGAAAATCTGGTACGCTACCCCCCTCAAAGCCCTGACCAACTCCATCTATGCCCAGTTCATACGATGCTTCGGCCGGGACAAGGTGGGCATTTTAACCGGCGACGTAAAGGAAAACCCGGACGCCCCCCTGATCATTGGAACCACGGAAATCCTCAGAAACCAGCTCTACGATGCCATGCACACGGGCGAGGACCTGGGAGCAGACTTCATCATCCTTGACGAGGCCCATTTCCTGGGCGATCCAGAACGGGGGGTCGTGTGGGAAGAGATCATCATCTATCTGCCGGTGAGAATCCCCATTCTCATGCTTTCGGCAACCATCGGCAACACAGGCCTCATTGCCGAATGGCTGACAACTATTCGGGGAAAAGAGTGCCATGTCATCCAGACAACCGAACGTCCGGTTCCTCTGTTTCCACTTTTCCTGAACCCCACGGGGGTCATCTCCCCCCTTATCAGACAGACTACCGGCAAAAAAAAACTCACCCTCCACAGGGGCGTTGCCGAATATCTCAAGGCCAAACCAAGACCCCAGATCAGCCTGCCCGGACGGTTGCCGGATTTTTCCGAAATCCTCAAGGTTCTGGACCACTTTGACCTGCTTCCAGCGATCTTTTTTCTTAAATCCAGGTCCGACTGCGACCAGGCAATCAAAAGCTGCACGGGCGAAATCCTGGCAAAGGACAAGCGAAAAAGGACTCAGCTTGCCCTGCGCATAGACGAACTTACAGCGTCAAACCGTCACCTTGCCCGCCACGGGCAGCGGCAGATCCTTGAACACACGGCAGCGGCCTCCCACCACTCAGGCCAACTGCCCGGCTGGAAGGTGGTTGTCGAGACCCTGATGGCCGAAGGGCTGCTCAACGCCATGTTTGCCACCTCAACCGTGGCTGCGGGGGTGAACTTTCCAGCAAGGAGTGTTGTCATTCTCAACTCCGACCGATTCAACGGCACCGAGTTCCTGCCCCTGACAGCCAGCGAGTTCCAGCAGATGACAGGCAGGGCCGGACGACGGGGAATGGACAAAATTGGATTTGCCGTTGTCATTCCCGGACGCTTCATGGATCTCAACCATGGGGCAAGAATGCTGACTGCCCCCCCCCTTGATGTAAAAAGCCAGATCAAAATCAATTTTTCCATGACCCTCAACCTGCTGCTCTCCCACACCCCTGACAAAATACGGCTGCTCCTCGACAATTCATTTGCCTCCCACATGATCACCCAGGGAAAACGGGGCAACTACGCCAGAAAAGCCTTTGGCGCCAAACTTGAACATCTCTGGGACCACTTCATGGCCCACCTTGAATTCCTCAAGCAGGAGGCGTTTGTGTCCGAGGATGACACCCTCACACCCGATGGCGTCTGGGCGGCACAGCTTCGCATGGACGCCCCGCTGCTGGTGGCCCAGAGCTTAAGACTCGGTCTTCTTCCGGAAAGGGACCCTGTGATGCTTGCCGCGGTCATGGCTTCTTTTGTCAGCGAAAAAGAATTTGAAGACGAAAGCATGGAACGACGAATGCTGCCCAAACGGGTGATACGACAGTTTCTCACCCTGAGAAAGGGACTCAAACCCTTTGCCTCAAAACTTATGGAGCTGGGGTTTAATGCGCCTTTTCTCTATCTTCAACCGGCATCGGTCATGCTTGCCTGGGCCGGTGGAGAGCCCTGGGAATCCACCTTGAAACGCACCGCCTTTGCCGAGGGAGACCTTGCCAGACTGATCCTGAGAACCGCAGAGAACTTAAGACAGCTTGCCGGAGTAAAACAGGCCTTTCCCGTTATTGCGGCAACCGCCTTTGAGGCAATGGACCTTATTCTCAGGGAACCCGTAGTCAACGCCACAGACGGGGTGGAAGATGAAGAAACTGATGAAACTGATGAAGAAATTGGGACTGAAAATGATAAAAAAAATCAGCTACATCCTTGAAAACTGGAAGATGATCGTTCATCTTCTCTTTAAGACACGACGATTCGGGGTGAACAACCTAACGTGGTCGAGCCATCCGTCGGTATTTGGAACCGCCCTTCCCCTGGGTCTTGGCCGGGCGTTTAAAAACTACCAAATGATGAAAATCAGGGCATTTTCAGGATTCATCCCCCTTAACGACGCCATTGAGATTTTCCCATACCATGCAAAAAAGCATGGTTACAAGCCCATATCCCTACAGGGGGAAAACACACAACCCAGACAATAAAAGGCGGACGCCCATGGGCACACCCCTTTACCGGGGTGACATAAACCAGACTTTATCAGGAGCAAAACAAGATGTCAGAAGATACCAAAAAAGTGATTTATTCCATGATCCGGGTCAGCAAGTTCTACGACAAAAAACCGGTATTAAAGGATATTTCCCTTTCATATTTTTACGGGGCAAAAATCGGGGTCCTCGGCCTCAACGGGTCGGGCAAGAGCTCGTTACTCAAAATCCTTGCAGGCATCGACAAGGAGTTCAACGGCGAAACCATCCTGTCCAAGGGGTTTACCGTGGGCTATCTTGAGCAGGAACCCCTTGTGGAATCCGACAAAACCGTACGTGAGATTGTCGAGCAGGGGGTCCAGGAAACGGTGGATCTTGTGAACGAGTACGAGGCCATCAGCGAAAAGTTTGCCGAACCCATGTCCGACGATGAGATGGACAAACTGATCCAGCGCCAGGGGGACCTCCAGGAGCAGTTGGATCACCGGGACGCCTGGGACCTCGATTCAAGGCTCAAGATGGCCATGGCCGCCCTTGGCTGTCCCGACGGAGATACAAAAGTATCGATTATTTCAGGAGGCGAGAAACGCCGGGTGGCCCTTTGCAGACTCCTGCTGAAACAACCGGACATCCTGCTCCTGGACGAGCCCACCAACCATCTGGATGCGGCCTCGGTCTCCTGGCTTGAGCAGCATTTAAGCCAATACCCTGGAACGGTAATTGCCGTCACCCATGATCGTTACTTTCTGGACAACGTTGCAGGCTGGATACTTGAACTTGACCGGGGTGAGGGCATTCCCTGGAAGGGTAACTACTCGTCCTGGCTTGAGCAGAAGCAGAACCGCCTCAAGACCCAGGAAAAACAGGAGAGCAAACGCCAGAAGACCCTGGAAAGGGAGCTTGAGTGGATCAAGATGTCGCCCAAGGGTCGGCGAAGTAAATCCAAGGCAAGGATCAACGCCTATGACACCCTGTTGAGCCAGGACTCAGGAGAAAAGGAAAAAAATCTTGAGATCTTTATTCCACCCGGGCCCAGGCTGGGAGACAAGGTGATCGTGGCAACGGATGTCAAGAAATCCTTTGACGCAAGGGTGCTGGTGGACAAAATGAGCTTCATCATTCCACCTGGCGGCATCATCGGCGTGGTCGGTCCCAACGGGGCCGGAAAGTCGACCCTGTTTAAGATGATCACCAAAAAGGAAACACCGGATTCAGGCACCTTTGAAATCGGAGAGACGGTAAAAATCGCCCATGTGGATCAGGAAAGGGACATTCTTGATCCAGAAAAGACCATATGGGAGAGCATCAGCGGCGGCAGCGACAACATCCTCATCGGAGGCCGTGAGATCAACTCCAGGGCCTATGTCTCAAAATTTAACTTTTCAGGGTCAGACCAGCAGAAAAAGGTCGGCGTCCTGTCCGGCGGCGAGCGCAACCGGGTTCACCTTGCCCTGATACTCAAGGAAGAGGCCAACCTCATCCTTTTGGACGAGCCGACCAACGATCTTGACGTCAACACCATGCGGGCCCTTGAAGAAGCCCTGGAAAACTTTGGCGGATGCGCCATTGTGATCAGCCATGACCGGTGGTTCCTGGACCGGATTGCCACACACATCCTGGCCTTTGAAGGCAAAGGAGAAACCCTCTTCTTTGAGGGATCCTACTCGGATTACGAGGCAGACCGAAAAAAACGACTCGGCATCAAGGCCGACCAGGTGGAAACCATCAAATACCGTCAGCTCACCCGTTGACCCTATTTCTTTGACCGCCAAAGCCCTTGTCTAAAGATCAAGACTCACCACCCGGGGGCCCATCAAGGATGGGCTCCCTTACCGCCATCCACCTTGCCGTGGTTCTGTTCGGCTTCGCCGGGCTGTTTGGCAAATTTCTCACCTGCACCCCCCTTGTGATCGTGTTCGGCAGAACCGCATTTGCAGCCCTTGCACTGCTGCCCCTGGTACTTGCCTCCAAGGCCAACCCGTTAGGGGAAAAGACACCCCGACTCAAGGTCTATATTCTCCAGGGAGTTCTTCTTGCCGTTCACTGGTGCACTTTTTTTCTCTCCATCCAGATTTCCACCGTTGCCCTGGGACTGCTCACCTTTTCAACCTTTCCTTTGTTCACAACCCTGCTGGAACCTTTTTTTTTCAAACAACAGATCAAGCAAAAAGACCTGGTCATGGCCCTTATTGTGTTTGCAGGCCTCATCCTTGTTCTGCCCTCGTTTGATTTTTCACAAAAGCCAGCCCAGGGAGCCGTCTGGGGAACCGTCTCAGGTTTCACCTTTGCCCTTCTGGCCATTTTCAACAAAAAGAATCTTACCTTTGAGCCACCGGTGCGCCTGGCATTTTTCCAGAATCTATTTGCCGCGGCAACCATTTTACCGATTTTTATCTTTGTTCCCCAGACCGTTCCAGCCCCCGGGGAAATCATTCTGATTGCCACCCTGGGCATCGTCTTTACGGCCCTTGCCCACACCCTGTTCATCTCTTCCCTGGAAGGACTGAGGGCAACCACAGTCAGTATCATCACCTGCCTTGAGCCCCTCTACGGCATCATCCTTGCCGCCCTTCTCCTGCATGAAATCCCCGGCCTGCGCATGGTTGCCGGTGGGACCATCATTGTCTTGAGCACCCTGTTTGCCTCCCTTAATCGAAAACATTCACAATAACCGGAACGGCCGGAGATTAGGATGGCTGGAAAAACAACAAAAGATCTTGCTTAATTGAACAATCTGCTCTATAAAAGTAGGTTTCACTGACATTATATGAGGAAAACAACAAGTTACATGACATCCAATACCATAGACAGGCGAACGGCAAAAGAGATCGCAAAACGTCGTACCTTTGCAATCATAAGTCACCCTGATGCAGGCAAGACCACCCTGACGGAAAAGCTTCTCCTGTTTGGCGGGGCCATCAAACAGGCCGGTGCCGTCAAATCGAGGAAAGTGGCGAAGGCCGCCACCAGCGATTTTCTCTCCATCGAACAGGAGAGGGGAATCTCGGTCTCCTCGTCTGTCATGAAATTCAACTACCTGGGATATGAGATCAACCTCCTTGACACACCGGGACATAAGGATTTTTCCGAAGACACCTACCGGGTATTGACCGCAGTTGACTGCGCCATCATGATCATTGATTCAGCAAAGGGGGTGGAGCCCCAGACCAAGAAACTCATGGAAGTGTGCCGCATGCGCAACACCCCCATCATTACCTTTATCAACAAGCTCGACCGGGAGGGGATGGAGCCCCTGGACATTTTTGACGACATTGAGAACAAGCTCCAGATCGAATGTACCCCCATGACCTGGCCAATCGGCATGGGTAAACGCTTCAAGGGGGTCTACAACCTTGAACGAAAAGAACTGGGGTTATTTGCACCCGGATACACCCCCACGGACGGAAACGGCATTGTCATCAATGACCTTGGCGACCCGGAACTTGACCGGCAACTCGGATCCCAGGCCCGGGAACTCAGGGATGACATTGCGCTGATCCAGGGCGCCGCCGACCCCTTTGACAGGGAGTACTACCTCAAGGGAAGCCAGACCCCGGTCTTTTTTGGATCTGCCATCAACAACTTCGGGGTAAAAGAGATGCTCGACGCCTTTGTTGAGATGGCACCCCCACCGGGCAAAAGAAAAACCGCAACCCGCACCGTATCCCCGGATGAAACGGCATTTTCAGGTTTCACCTTTAAAATACAGGCCAACATGGACCCTGCCCACAGGGACAGGATCGCCTTTTTCAGAATCTGTTCGGGCAAATTCACCCGGGGCATGCGAGTTCGCCACCACAGAATCGGCAAGGAAATCATCCTGTCCAACGCCACCATCTTCATGGCCCAGGAACGAAACAATGTGGATGAAGCATTTCCCGGAGACATCATCGGCATTCACAACCACGGCACCATCAAGATCGGCGACACCTTTACCGACAAGGAGCCATTAAAGTTCCTGGGTATTCCAAGCTTTGCCCCGGAGCACTTCAGGCGGGTGATCCTCAAGGACCCCCTCAAGACAAAGTCCCTTCAAAAAGGATTGCTCCAGCTTGCTGAAGAGGGAACCATCCAGGTATTCCGCCCCAGCATCAGCAACGACTACATCCTTGGCGCCGTGGGTGCCCTGCAGTTTGACGTAACCATGGCAAGACTCAAGGCCGAGTACAGCGTATCTGCCGGGTACGAACCCGTGGACCTTTCCGTGGCCCGCTGGGTCACCTGTACAGACAGCGAAATTTTCAAACGATTTACAAGGGAAAACCAGTCAAGCCTTGCCATTGACTCTGAAGGCTGGACCACATTTCTTACCACAAGCGAGTACCAGCTTGGATTTGCCGTTGAAGCGTGGCCGGACATCAACTTTCACAAAACCCGTGAATACAACTAGGACAGTCAACAATAACGCCAGCAAATAAAGGAGAGCACCATGATCGACAATCGAATCTTCAACTTCAATGCAGGACCCGCAGCCCTTCCCCTTCCGGTTCTTCAGGAGATCCAATCCTCGTTCCTCAATTTCGACGGTTCAGGCATGTCCATCATCGAAATAAGCCATAGATCCTCCTGGTTTGACGCAGTGATCAACGATGCCGTTGAAAGGACAAAAAGACTTCTTGGCCTTGACGATGGATTCCATGTACTGTTTGTCCAGGGCGGTGCCAGCCTCCAGTTTGCCATGGCTCCCATGAACTTCTTAACCAATGGCCGGTCCGCCGATTATATCAACACCGGCACCTGGTCCACCAAGGCCATTAACGAGGCAAAGATTCTCCATAAAAATTATTCCGTTGTGGCATCCTCGGAAGACAAAAATTTTTCCTACATTCCAAAGGATATCTCGTTTAACAAGGATGCCGCCTATGTGCACATCACCAGCAACAACACCATCAAGGGAACCCAGTGGCACGCCTTTCCCGACACCAACGGAGTGCCCATTGTGGCGGACATGTCATCAGACTTTATGAGCCGGCCCCTTGACATGGACAAATTCGGCATGGTTTATGCCGGCGCCCAGAAAAACATCGGCCCGTCGGGCGTATGCATGGTCATTCTCAAAAAGGAGATGCTCGATCTTGCCACGGATGAGATTCCCACAATGCTGCGCTATGCCACCTATGCGTCAAAGAACTCCATGTACAACACCCCCCCCTGCTTTGGCATCTATACCATCCAGCTGGTTCTCAAATGGCTGGAAGAGACTGTGGGAGGCCTTGAGAAAATGGAGGCCCACAACATTGCCAAGGGAAAAATGCTCTACGATTTCATCAACAACAGCGACTTTTACCGGACAACGGCTGCCCCTGACAGCCAGTCTCTCATGAACGTCACCTTCCGCCTGCCCACGGAAGAGCTTGAAAAAACGTTTGTTGAAAAGGCCACGGCCAGAGGTCTTGGTGGTCTAAAGGGGCATAGGTCCGTTGGTGGCTGCAGGGCATCCCTCTACAATGCAACCACCATGGAGGCAGTTGAGGCTCTTGTCAATTTCATGCAGACCTTTGAACGGGAGAATTAACGATGAAAGTACTGATCAGCGACAAAATGGACCAGGCCGGAATTGATATTTTCAAGAATGAAGAGGGCATTGACGTTGACGTGATCACGGGGCTCTCCCCCCAGGAACTCAAGGAGATCATCGGAGATTACCATGCCCTTGCCATCAGAAGCGCCACAAAGGTGACAAAGGATATTTTGGATGCAGCAACCCACCTCAAGGTCGTGGGAAGGGCCGGCATCGGCCTTGATAATGTGGATATTCCCGAGGCCACACGCCACGGGGTTGCCGTGATGAACACCCCCGGGGGCAACACGGTCACAACGGCTGAGCACGCCATATCCATGATGATGGCCCTGACAAGAAACATTCCCAGGGGCACGGCCACCCTTAAAAAGGGCCTGTGGGAAAAAAAGAACCTCCAGGGCCGGGAGCTGTTCAACAAGACCCTTGGCGTCATCGGGTTCGGCAACATCGGCTCCATCGTGGCAAGACTTGCCCAGGGCCTTAAGATGCAGGTGGTCATCTTTGATCCCAACATCTCAGCCGACCACATTGAAAAAGCCGGCTTTGAAAGCGTAACCCTGGAAGAGCTCTACCAGCGAAGTGACTACATCACCATCCATGTGCCAAAAATCGAAGCCACCACCCATCTGCTCGACAAACAGGCTTTTTCCATGAT
Coding sequences:
- a CDS encoding peptide chain release factor 3, whose amino-acid sequence is MTSNTIDRRTAKEIAKRRTFAIISHPDAGKTTLTEKLLLFGGAIKQAGAVKSRKVAKAATSDFLSIEQERGISVSSSVMKFNYLGYEINLLDTPGHKDFSEDTYRVLTAVDCAIMIIDSAKGVEPQTKKLMEVCRMRNTPIITFINKLDREGMEPLDIFDDIENKLQIECTPMTWPIGMGKRFKGVYNLERKELGLFAPGYTPTDGNGIVINDLGDPELDRQLGSQARELRDDIALIQGAADPFDREYYLKGSQTPVFFGSAINNFGVKEMLDAFVEMAPPPGKRKTATRTVSPDETAFSGFTFKIQANMDPAHRDRIAFFRICSGKFTRGMRVRHHRIGKEIILSNATIFMAQERNNVDEAFPGDIIGIHNHGTIKIGDTFTDKEPLKFLGIPSFAPEHFRRVILKDPLKTKSLQKGLLQLAEEGTIQVFRPSISNDYILGAVGALQFDVTMARLKAEYSVSAGYEPVDLSVARWVTCTDSEIFKRFTRENQSSLAIDSEGWTTFLTTSEYQLGFAVEAWPDINFHKTREYN
- a CDS encoding DMT family transporter translates to MGSLTAIHLAVVLFGFAGLFGKFLTCTPLVIVFGRTAFAALALLPLVLASKANPLGEKTPRLKVYILQGVLLAVHWCTFFLSIQISTVALGLLTFSTFPLFTTLLEPFFFKQQIKQKDLVMALIVFAGLILVLPSFDFSQKPAQGAVWGTVSGFTFALLAIFNKKNLTFEPPVRLAFFQNLFAAATILPIFIFVPQTVPAPGEIILIATLGIVFTALAHTLFISSLEGLRATTVSIITCLEPLYGIILAALLLHEIPGLRMVAGGTIIVLSTLFASLNRKHSQ
- a CDS encoding DEAD/DEAH box helicase, which encodes MASESSREPDCNEPGFSESGFSEMGLIKPVLKALDDLGYETPTTIQAETIPYILAGRDLLGQAQTGTGKTAAFALPLLSRIDIKLKKPQVLVLAPTRELAIQVAESFKGYAARIKGFNVLPVYGGQAYAGQLNQLKRGVHVIVGTPGRLMDLMKRGVLDLTQIMTLVIDEADEMLRMGFIDDVEWILEQTPPGRQVALFSATMPAPIKKIAIKYLTDPKDVFIRLRTATADTIRQRFWMVKGTHKLDALTRILEAETFDAIIVFVRTKTATVELAEKLEARGYAAVALNGDIAQKARERTIDRFKKGKIDILVATDVAARGLDVERVSHVINYDIPNGAESYVHRIGRTGRAGRAGDAILFVSPRERWMLKVIEKTTRQQIEMMKLPSTEAINDKRIADFNQSITDTLASKELDLYLELMEQYRQEHDVPALDIAAALALMLQGEKPLLLSSPKKVSVVSEKPSRTEDKFKDKPLRKDEKSRDKAFRKDEKPKDKPFRKDDEKSRDKPSPKAAKLADKPAGKKKASPKKAAALPPGKGMERFRIEVGDVHGAKPKDIVGAIANEAELDGKFIGAITIEHDHSFVDLPIGMPATIFELLKKVRVAGQQLKISRSTKA
- a CDS encoding peptidase U32 family protein codes for the protein MTIQKPIILAPAGDVDSFLGAIAAGADAVYCGLKIFSARMEAANFGVEELARLTALARSRGVAVHVAINSMIKPNEIEKVEKIIAKLVAYVQPHALIVQDLAVVNIAKAHGFKGEIHLSTLGNASFSPGLDAVKRAGFDRVVLPRELSVDEIKIMAEKTPPGLDLEVFIHGALCYGVSGRCYWSSWFGGKSGIRGRCVQPCRRIYTQKGLRQRFFSCVDFSADVLVKVLNKIPEVSTWKIEGRKKSPHYVFYTVKAYRLLRDHGSDPDEKRRALSFLDYAMGRPATHYNLLDQRPQNPLKADVETGSGLFAGRVKMEKTPFFVTREALMKGDLLRIGYEDGKGHAIQRVTRSVPKRGRFTLKSRRGTWLQKGDPVFIVDRRESEVQDLIQGLKDELETIEPLSVKPPKRAVGVGVAVSPRRKFRGETTTHITLTRTPVRGNKVGDKALWLSERAMAKLPNRVVQDTWWWLSPVVWPKDEAAYMALIKQVIAKGAHRFVLNAVWQTGLFADPGSLELWAGPFCNIANASALEMLRTLGFSGAFASPELGMEGFMTLGVGACIPLGVVVDGNWPLAISRIVSDEIKLDTPFSSPMNEQGWVSRRDGNFWVFPGWRLDIASKVGELKRAGYTLFATMEEPVPKQMVMKQRPGLWNWDHDLL
- the ettA gene encoding energy-dependent translational throttle protein EttA, with protein sequence MSEDTKKVIYSMIRVSKFYDKKPVLKDISLSYFYGAKIGVLGLNGSGKSSLLKILAGIDKEFNGETILSKGFTVGYLEQEPLVESDKTVREIVEQGVQETVDLVNEYEAISEKFAEPMSDDEMDKLIQRQGDLQEQLDHRDAWDLDSRLKMAMAALGCPDGDTKVSIISGGEKRRVALCRLLLKQPDILLLDEPTNHLDAASVSWLEQHLSQYPGTVIAVTHDRYFLDNVAGWILELDRGEGIPWKGNYSSWLEQKQNRLKTQEKQESKRQKTLERELEWIKMSPKGRRSKSKARINAYDTLLSQDSGEKEKNLEIFIPPGPRLGDKVIVATDVKKSFDARVLVDKMSFIIPPGGIIGVVGPNGAGKSTLFKMITKKETPDSGTFEIGETVKIAHVDQERDILDPEKTIWESISGGSDNILIGGREINSRAYVSKFNFSGSDQQKKVGVLSGGERNRVHLALILKEEANLILLDEPTNDLDVNTMRALEEALENFGGCAIVISHDRWFLDRIATHILAFEGKGETLFFEGSYSDYEADRKKRLGIKADQVETIKYRQLTR
- a CDS encoding DEAD/DEAH box helicase; protein product: MKKQSNKGPDKPFGRNSRQGNGKKTSSIKTPMTMTPGADPELAKIFKKIGFPKPSPFVPDSFQLEAVEAIESSDCLVTAPTGAGKTWIAETAARQYLERGQKIWYATPLKALTNSIYAQFIRCFGRDKVGILTGDVKENPDAPLIIGTTEILRNQLYDAMHTGEDLGADFIILDEAHFLGDPERGVVWEEIIIYLPVRIPILMLSATIGNTGLIAEWLTTIRGKECHVIQTTERPVPLFPLFLNPTGVISPLIRQTTGKKKLTLHRGVAEYLKAKPRPQISLPGRLPDFSEILKVLDHFDLLPAIFFLKSRSDCDQAIKSCTGEILAKDKRKRTQLALRIDELTASNRHLARHGQRQILEHTAAASHHSGQLPGWKVVVETLMAEGLLNAMFATSTVAAGVNFPARSVVILNSDRFNGTEFLPLTASEFQQMTGRAGRRGMDKIGFAVVIPGRFMDLNHGARMLTAPPLDVKSQIKINFSMTLNLLLSHTPDKIRLLLDNSFASHMITQGKRGNYARKAFGAKLEHLWDHFMAHLEFLKQEAFVSEDDTLTPDGVWAAQLRMDAPLLVAQSLRLGLLPERDPVMLAAVMASFVSEKEFEDESMERRMLPKRVIRQFLTLRKGLKPFASKLMELGFNAPFLYLQPASVMLAWAGGEPWESTLKRTAFAEGDLARLILRTAENLRQLAGVKQAFPVIAATAFEAMDLILREPVVNATDGVEDEETDETDEEIGTENDKKNQLHP